The following proteins are co-located in the Streptomyces sp. NBC_01198 genome:
- a CDS encoding ATP-dependent helicase, with protein MSSRNSLDAFSPATRAWFTGAFSEPTPAQAGAWTAIAEDSDVLVVAPTGSGKTLAAFLAALDRLAATPPPAEARRRCRVLYVSPLKALAVDVERNLRSPLAGLRQESVRLGLPEPEVRVGIRSGDTPPAERRALVTRPPDILITTPESLFLMLTSAAREALSGVETVILDEVHAVAGTKRGAHLALSLERLDHLLERPARRIGLSATVRPVDEIARYLSPQRRVTVVQPPSQKKFHLSVVVPVEDLAELGGSPVADQAEHSGPAAGPAERPSIWPHVEERIADLVQAHRSTIVFANSRRLAERLCNRLNEIGHERAEGEPLPEAHSPAEVMAQSGAARGAPAVLARAHHGSVSKEQRALVEEDLKAGRLPAVVATSSLELGIDMGAVDLVVQVESPPSVASGLQRVGRAGHQVGAVSTGVVFPKYRGDLVQSAVVTERMRAGAIESLRVPANPLDVLAQQIVAMTALDSWDVDELLVVVRRAAPFASLPHSAYTAVLDMLAGRYPSDAFAELRPRLVWDRVANTVTGRPGAQRLAVTSGGTIPDRGLFGVFLAGADPKKGGGRVGELDEEMVYESRVGDVFTLGTTSWRIEDITRDRVLVSPAPGVPGRLPFWKGDQLGRPLELGRALGAWLREVGALTEGPARERLSAAGLDTWAADNVLAYLTEQRQACGHIPDDRTIVVERFRDELGDWRVIIHSPFGAQVHAPWALALGARLQEKYGLDAQAMHADDGIVLRLPDADLMGLDLLDAAPVQHGAEFDPEQSPVGAADVAFDKNEVEQLVTDQVGGSALFASRFRECAARALLLPRRSPGKRTPLWQQRQRASQLLEVASEYGSFPIVLEAVRECLQDVFDVPGLVELMGDIEARRVRLVEVTTSEPSPFARSLLFGYVAQFLYEGDSPLAERRAAALSLDSRLLAELLGQAELRELLDADVLAELDRELQWLTEDRRARSAEGVADLLRLLGPLTGAELSVRGADPAWAEELESARRAIRVRIAGAEHWAAVEDAGRLRDALGTALPVGVPVAFTEPVKDPLGDLLARYARTHGPFTTGEAAGRFGLGAAVADGVLHRLGAAGRVVQGEFRPGGAGQEWCDAAVLRRLRRRSLAALRQELEPVPPATLGVFLPQWQHVGTHSLRGMDGLARAVEQLQGASVPASALEKLVLPSRVTGYSPAMLDELTASGEILWAGAGALPGKDGWVSLYPADTAPLLLPAPQPLELTPVHQAVLTALSGGYGLFFRQIADQVRAGGLDVTEPQLADAVWDLAWSGRLTNDTLAPLRALLGSGRTAGATAHRAPRAVPRGRYSSLASRAVPRATASRNGPPTTAGRWSLLPVAEQDPTLRAHALTHALLDRHGVVTRGAVAAEGVEGGFSAAYRVLAAFEETGQARRGYVIEGLGAAQFAMDGAVDRLRALSTAREREEEQTGRARTVVLAAADPANPYGAALPWPEQPAGVGHRPGRKAGALVVLTDGEVALYVERGGKTLLAWPTDEIRTQAAADALALAVREGALGRLTVERANGESALTSPLGRALEAAGFHATPRGLRLRDSR; from the coding sequence ATGTCCAGTCGCAACAGCCTCGACGCTTTCTCCCCCGCCACCCGCGCGTGGTTCACGGGGGCGTTCAGCGAGCCCACTCCCGCCCAGGCCGGGGCGTGGACGGCCATCGCCGAGGACTCCGACGTGCTGGTCGTCGCGCCCACCGGCTCCGGCAAGACACTCGCCGCCTTCCTGGCCGCCCTCGACAGGCTGGCGGCCACCCCGCCGCCGGCCGAGGCCCGCAGGCGCTGCCGGGTGCTGTACGTCTCCCCGCTGAAGGCCCTGGCGGTGGACGTGGAGCGCAATCTGCGCAGCCCGCTCGCCGGCCTGCGCCAGGAGTCGGTACGCCTCGGGCTGCCCGAGCCGGAGGTGCGGGTCGGCATCCGCTCCGGCGACACCCCGCCCGCCGAGCGGCGCGCACTGGTCACCAGGCCGCCCGACATCCTGATCACCACTCCGGAATCGCTCTTCCTCATGCTCACCTCCGCCGCCCGCGAGGCACTGAGCGGGGTCGAGACGGTGATCCTGGACGAGGTGCACGCGGTGGCGGGCACCAAGCGCGGTGCCCACCTGGCCCTGTCGCTGGAACGCCTCGACCACCTGCTGGAGCGGCCCGCGCGCCGGATCGGGCTGTCGGCAACCGTACGGCCGGTGGACGAGATCGCCCGCTATCTGTCCCCGCAGCGCAGGGTGACCGTCGTCCAGCCGCCGTCGCAGAAGAAGTTCCACCTCTCGGTCGTGGTGCCGGTGGAGGATCTGGCCGAGCTGGGCGGATCGCCGGTCGCCGACCAGGCAGAACACAGCGGCCCCGCAGCCGGTCCGGCCGAGCGGCCGTCGATCTGGCCGCACGTGGAGGAGCGGATCGCCGATCTGGTGCAGGCGCACCGCTCCACGATCGTCTTCGCCAACTCGCGCCGGCTCGCAGAACGGCTCTGCAACCGGCTCAACGAGATCGGCCACGAGCGGGCGGAGGGCGAGCCGCTGCCGGAGGCCCACTCCCCCGCCGAGGTCATGGCCCAGTCGGGTGCGGCCCGCGGCGCCCCGGCGGTGCTGGCCCGCGCACACCACGGGTCGGTGTCCAAGGAGCAGCGCGCGCTGGTCGAGGAGGACCTGAAAGCCGGCCGGCTGCCGGCCGTCGTCGCCACCTCCAGCCTGGAGCTGGGGATCGACATGGGGGCCGTCGACCTCGTCGTCCAGGTGGAGTCGCCGCCCTCGGTGGCGTCGGGACTCCAACGCGTCGGCCGGGCCGGCCACCAGGTCGGTGCGGTGTCCACCGGTGTGGTCTTCCCCAAGTACCGCGGTGACCTGGTGCAGTCCGCGGTGGTCACCGAGCGGATGCGGGCGGGGGCGATCGAGTCGCTGCGGGTGCCCGCCAATCCGCTGGACGTGCTGGCCCAGCAGATCGTCGCTATGACGGCGCTGGACAGCTGGGACGTCGACGAGTTGCTGGTGGTCGTGCGGCGCGCGGCGCCCTTCGCCTCCCTGCCGCACTCCGCCTACACGGCGGTGCTCGACATGCTCGCGGGGCGCTATCCCTCCGACGCCTTCGCCGAACTGCGCCCGCGCCTGGTGTGGGACCGGGTGGCGAACACGGTGACCGGCCGGCCGGGGGCGCAGCGGCTCGCCGTGACCTCGGGCGGCACCATCCCGGACCGCGGCCTGTTCGGGGTGTTCCTTGCGGGCGCCGACCCGAAGAAGGGCGGCGGCCGGGTCGGTGAGCTGGACGAGGAGATGGTCTACGAGTCCCGCGTCGGCGATGTCTTCACCCTGGGTACGACGTCCTGGCGGATCGAGGACATCACCAGGGACCGGGTGCTGGTCTCGCCGGCACCCGGGGTGCCGGGGCGGCTGCCCTTCTGGAAGGGCGACCAGCTCGGCCGCCCGCTGGAGCTCGGCCGGGCGCTGGGCGCGTGGCTGCGGGAGGTGGGCGCGCTCACCGAAGGGCCGGCCAGGGAGCGGCTGTCCGCGGCGGGCCTCGACACCTGGGCCGCCGACAACGTGCTGGCCTATCTCACCGAGCAGCGGCAGGCCTGCGGCCACATCCCCGACGACCGGACGATCGTGGTCGAGCGCTTCCGCGACGAGCTGGGTGACTGGCGGGTGATCATCCACTCCCCGTTCGGCGCGCAGGTGCACGCCCCCTGGGCGCTGGCGCTCGGCGCCCGGCTCCAGGAGAAGTACGGCCTGGACGCGCAGGCGATGCATGCCGACGACGGCATAGTGCTCCGGCTGCCGGACGCCGATCTGATGGGACTCGACCTGCTGGACGCGGCCCCGGTGCAGCACGGGGCGGAGTTCGACCCCGAGCAGTCGCCGGTCGGGGCGGCGGATGTCGCCTTCGACAAGAACGAGGTCGAGCAGCTGGTGACCGACCAGGTGGGCGGCTCCGCGCTGTTCGCCTCCCGGTTCCGCGAGTGCGCGGCCCGCGCACTGCTGCTGCCGCGCCGCAGCCCGGGCAAGCGCACTCCGCTGTGGCAGCAGCGCCAGCGGGCCTCCCAGCTGCTCGAGGTCGCCTCGGAGTACGGCTCGTTCCCGATCGTGCTCGAGGCGGTACGCGAGTGCCTGCAGGACGTCTTCGACGTGCCGGGGCTGGTGGAGTTGATGGGCGACATCGAGGCCCGCCGGGTGCGGCTGGTCGAGGTCACCACGAGCGAGCCGTCGCCCTTCGCCAGGTCACTGCTGTTCGGCTACGTCGCGCAGTTCCTCTACGAGGGGGATTCGCCGCTGGCGGAGCGGCGGGCGGCCGCGCTCTCGCTGGACTCGCGGCTGCTGGCGGAACTGCTGGGCCAGGCCGAACTGCGTGAGCTGCTGGACGCCGACGTGCTGGCCGAACTGGACCGCGAGCTGCAGTGGCTGACCGAGGACCGCAGGGCCAGGAGCGCCGAGGGTGTCGCGGACCTGCTGCGGCTGCTGGGACCGCTGACCGGGGCGGAGCTGTCGGTCAGGGGCGCGGATCCGGCCTGGGCGGAGGAGCTGGAGTCCGCCCGGCGGGCGATCCGGGTGCGCATCGCCGGCGCCGAGCACTGGGCGGCGGTCGAGGACGCGGGGCGGCTGCGTGACGCGCTGGGCACCGCGCTGCCGGTGGGGGTGCCGGTGGCCTTCACCGAGCCGGTGAAGGATCCGCTGGGCGATCTGCTGGCCCGCTACGCCCGCACGCACGGGCCGTTCACCACCGGGGAGGCGGCGGGCCGGTTCGGGCTCGGGGCAGCGGTGGCCGACGGGGTGCTGCACCGGCTGGGTGCGGCGGGCCGCGTGGTGCAGGGCGAGTTCAGGCCCGGTGGCGCGGGTCAGGAGTGGTGCGACGCGGCAGTGCTGCGCCGGCTGCGGCGCAGGTCCCTGGCGGCGCTCCGGCAGGAGCTGGAACCGGTGCCGCCGGCGACGCTGGGCGTCTTCCTGCCGCAGTGGCAGCACGTCGGCACCCACAGCCTGCGCGGGATGGACGGCCTGGCCCGGGCGGTGGAGCAGTTGCAGGGCGCTTCGGTGCCGGCGTCCGCGCTGGAGAAGCTGGTGCTGCCCTCCCGGGTCACCGGCTACAGCCCGGCGATGCTGGACGAGCTGACCGCCTCCGGGGAGATCCTGTGGGCAGGCGCCGGTGCGCTGCCCGGCAAGGACGGCTGGGTGTCGCTGTATCCGGCCGACACGGCTCCGCTGCTCCTGCCCGCCCCGCAGCCGTTGGAGCTCACCCCGGTGCATCAGGCCGTGCTGACCGCGCTGTCCGGGGGCTACGGGCTGTTCTTCCGGCAGATCGCCGACCAGGTGCGGGCCGGCGGCCTGGATGTCACCGAGCCGCAACTCGCCGACGCCGTCTGGGATCTGGCCTGGTCGGGCCGGCTCACCAACGACACGCTGGCGCCGCTGCGAGCCCTGCTCGGATCCGGCCGCACCGCGGGGGCGACCGCGCACCGGGCACCCCGGGCGGTGCCGCGCGGCCGCTACAGCTCGCTGGCCTCCCGGGCCGTGCCCCGCGCCACCGCGTCACGCAACGGCCCGCCGACCACCGCGGGGCGCTGGTCGCTGCTGCCGGTGGCCGAGCAGGACCCCACCCTGCGGGCACATGCGCTCACCCATGCGCTGCTCGACCGGCACGGGGTGGTGACCCGGGGCGCGGTCGCGGCGGAAGGGGTCGAGGGCGGTTTCTCGGCGGCGTATCGAGTGCTGGCGGCGTTCGAGGAGACCGGCCAGGCACGGCGCGGCTATGTGATCGAGGGGCTGGGGGCCGCGCAGTTCGCGATGGACGGAGCGGTGGACCGGCTGCGGGCGCTGAGCACGGCCCGCGAGCGGGAGGAGGAGCAGACCGGCCGCGCCAGGACGGTGGTGCTGGCCGCCGCGGACCCGGCCAACCCGTACGGCGCCGCGCTGCCGTGGCCCGAGCAGCCGGCGGGCGTCGGACACCGGCCCGGGCGCAAGGCGGGCGCCCTGGTCGTGCTCACCGACGGGGAAGTCGCCCTCTACGTGGAGCGGGGCGGCAAGACGCTGCTGGCCTGGCCCACCGACGAGATACGGACGCAGGCCGCCGCAGACGCGCTGGCGCTGGCGGTGCGGGAGGGGGCACTGGGCAGGCTCACGGTCGAGCGGGCCAACGGGGAGTCCGCGCTGACCTCACCGCTGGGCCGGGCACTGGAGGCGGCGGGCTTCCACGCGACACCGCGCGGGCTGCGCCTGCGGGACTCCCGCTGA
- a CDS encoding DNA-formamidopyrimidine glycosylase family protein produces the protein MPEGDTVWLTAQRLDAALAGRPLVRAELRVPQLATVELGGRQVLEVTPRGKHLLTRLEGGLTLHSHLRMDGAWHLYAPGERWRGGAEHQVRAVLGNEARTAVGYRLPVLELLPTAEESQVVGHLGPDLLGPGWDAAAALTRLAEQPERPLGEALLDQRNLAGIGNVYVAELCFLRGVTPWTPFGEVAAPVKLVALAKRLLEANKARPGHVTTGDTRRGRTHWVYGREHQPCLRCGTPVRGGEHGPAAQRRVAYWCPRCQRGPTPGQ, from the coding sequence GTGCCTGAAGGAGACACGGTGTGGCTGACCGCCCAGCGGCTGGATGCGGCGCTGGCGGGACGCCCGCTGGTGCGGGCGGAGCTGCGGGTGCCCCAGCTGGCGACGGTGGAGCTCGGCGGGCGGCAGGTGCTGGAGGTCACACCGCGGGGCAAGCACCTGCTGACCCGGTTGGAGGGCGGCTTGACACTGCACTCGCATCTGCGGATGGACGGTGCCTGGCACCTCTACGCCCCCGGGGAGCGCTGGCGGGGCGGCGCCGAGCATCAGGTACGGGCGGTGCTGGGCAACGAGGCCAGGACGGCGGTCGGCTACCGGCTGCCGGTGCTTGAGCTGCTGCCCACCGCGGAGGAGTCACAGGTCGTCGGCCACCTCGGGCCCGATCTGCTCGGTCCCGGGTGGGACGCGGCCGCGGCGCTCACCCGGCTGGCGGAGCAGCCGGAGCGGCCGCTGGGTGAGGCGTTGCTCGACCAGCGCAATCTCGCCGGGATCGGCAACGTCTACGTGGCCGAGCTGTGCTTTCTGCGCGGGGTGACCCCGTGGACGCCGTTCGGCGAGGTCGCAGCGCCGGTGAAGCTGGTGGCGCTGGCCAAGCGGCTGCTGGAGGCGAACAAGGCGCGCCCGGGCCATGTGACGACCGGGGACACGCGGCGCGGCCGCACTCACTGGGTGTACGGCAGGGAGCACCAGCCGTGCCTGCGCTGCGGCACCCCCGTCAGGGGCGGCGAGCACGGCCCGGCGGCGCAGCGGCGGGTGGCGTACTGGTGTCCGCGGTGCCAGCGCGGACCCACTCCCGGCCAGTAA
- a CDS encoding Dps family protein gives MSVVKSPLSERDGKAVGDALQGALVDLLDLSLLAKQVHWNVVGPRFRSIHLQLDEVVVSARAHSDTVAERASAIGVSPDGRAGTVAKTSGIDTVTDGWVKDSEVVEIMVAALSAVITRMRERIELTDKPDPVTQDILIGLTADLEKFHWMFQAENA, from the coding sequence ATGAGTGTCGTGAAGAGCCCTCTGTCCGAACGCGACGGCAAGGCCGTCGGAGACGCCCTGCAGGGCGCGCTGGTCGATCTCCTCGACCTGTCGCTGCTCGCCAAGCAGGTGCACTGGAACGTGGTGGGCCCGCGATTCAGGTCCATCCACCTCCAGCTCGACGAGGTCGTCGTCAGCGCGAGGGCCCACTCCGACACCGTGGCCGAACGCGCCTCGGCGATCGGCGTGAGCCCGGACGGCCGCGCCGGGACGGTCGCCAAGACCAGCGGCATCGACACGGTCACGGACGGCTGGGTCAAGGATTCCGAGGTCGTCGAGATCATGGTCGCCGCGCTGAGCGCCGTGATCACCCGGATGCGGGAACGCATCGAACTGACGGACAAGCCGGACCCGGTCACCCAGGACATCCTGATCGGCCTCACCGCCGATCTCGAGAAGTTCCACTGGATGTTCCAGGCCGAGAACGCCTGA
- a CDS encoding helix-turn-helix domain-containing protein, translating to MILLRRLLGDVLRRQRQRQGRTLREVSSSARVSLGYLSEVERGQKEASSELLSAICDALDVPMSEVMREVSDDLSLAELAQSAASEATAAPMRPLLGTVTSVTSVTSTPDERITIKAPKKSAETVNVVAA from the coding sequence ATGATTCTGCTCCGTCGCCTGCTGGGTGACGTGCTGCGTCGGCAGCGCCAGCGCCAGGGCCGCACCCTGCGTGAGGTCTCCTCGTCCGCCCGGGTCTCGCTCGGCTACCTGTCGGAGGTCGAGAGGGGGCAGAAGGAGGCGTCCTCCGAACTGCTCTCAGCCATCTGCGACGCCCTGGACGTACCGATGTCCGAGGTGATGCGTGAGGTCAGCGACGATCTGTCGCTCGCCGAGCTGGCACAGTCCGCGGCGTCCGAGGCCACTGCCGCACCGATGCGGCCGCTGCTCGGCACTGTCACATCGGTCACGTCCGTCACGTCCACCCCGGACGAACGGATCACCATCAAGGCACCGAAGAAGTCCGCGGAAACCGTGAACGTCGTGGCCGCCTGA
- a CDS encoding CinA family protein, producing the protein MTRGTAAEALRLLDERGGTLAVAESLTGGLLAAELTGVPGASRTFRGSVTAYATALKQELLGVDGALLAERGAVDARVAREMAEGVRRRLGADWGAATTGVAGPDPQDGQPVGTVFVAVAGPGGVAEVTALLLTGDRTAIRRASVAAVLDLLVEQLGKAAE; encoded by the coding sequence ATGACGCGCGGGACCGCCGCCGAGGCGCTGCGGCTGCTGGACGAGCGGGGCGGCACGCTGGCGGTCGCCGAGTCGCTGACCGGCGGGCTGCTGGCCGCGGAGCTGACCGGGGTGCCCGGCGCGTCCCGGACCTTCCGCGGATCGGTGACGGCATATGCGACCGCGCTGAAGCAGGAGCTGCTGGGAGTGGACGGCGCACTGCTGGCCGAGCGGGGCGCGGTGGACGCGCGGGTGGCGCGCGAGATGGCCGAGGGCGTACGCCGCAGGCTCGGCGCGGACTGGGGCGCCGCCACCACGGGGGTCGCGGGCCCCGACCCGCAGGACGGGCAGCCGGTGGGCACCGTTTTCGTCGCGGTGGCCGGTCCCGGGGGGGTCGCCGAGGTCACCGCGCTGCTGCTGACCGGCGACCGGACGGCGATCCGCCGGGCGTCCGTGGCCGCCGTACTCGATCTTCTGGTCGAACAGCTCGGGAAGGCCGCCGAATAA
- the pgsA gene encoding CDP-diacylglycerol--glycerol-3-phosphate 3-phosphatidyltransferase, whose amino-acid sequence MSGAPAPAESPTPSSSSSSSPSSPASPAASGGVPSGSTVAPPSVVEPAAGTDHAGDPVAPKAGLWNIANLLTMTRLVLVPGFVLLLVHDGGNDPKWRSFAWAAFAVAMITDLFDGELARRYGLVTDFGKIADPIADKAIMGAALVGLSALGDLPWWVTAVILFRELGITLMRFWVIRHGVIPASRGGKLKTLTQGVAVGMYILVLTGPLASARAWLMALAVLLTVVTGLDYVRQAVVLRRAGLAAERRSAREAANSAASSPATSGPSASAGSSGSSACSDGAGAGDGPGDERPEQGV is encoded by the coding sequence ATGAGCGGAGCCCCCGCACCGGCCGAGTCCCCAACCCCGTCGTCGTCCTCCTCGTCCTCTCCGTCGTCCCCCGCCTCCCCTGCCGCGTCGGGCGGGGTGCCGTCCGGATCCACGGTGGCGCCCCCCTCGGTCGTGGAGCCTGCGGCGGGCACCGATCACGCGGGTGACCCGGTGGCGCCGAAGGCCGGCCTGTGGAATATCGCCAACCTGCTGACGATGACCCGGCTGGTGCTGGTCCCCGGCTTCGTCCTGCTGCTGGTCCACGACGGCGGGAACGACCCGAAGTGGCGCTCCTTCGCCTGGGCCGCTTTCGCCGTGGCGATGATCACCGACCTCTTCGACGGCGAGCTGGCCAGGCGCTACGGCCTGGTCACCGACTTCGGCAAGATCGCCGACCCGATCGCGGACAAGGCGATCATGGGGGCCGCGCTGGTCGGGCTGTCCGCGCTGGGCGACCTGCCGTGGTGGGTCACCGCCGTGATCCTCTTCCGCGAGCTGGGCATCACGCTGATGCGGTTCTGGGTGATCAGACACGGGGTGATCCCGGCCAGCCGTGGCGGCAAGCTCAAGACGCTCACGCAGGGCGTCGCGGTCGGCATGTACATCCTGGTGCTGACCGGGCCGCTGGCCAGCGCCCGCGCCTGGCTGATGGCCCTCGCGGTGCTGCTCACGGTGGTGACCGGGCTGGACTACGTCCGGCAGGCCGTGGTGCTGCGGCGGGCCGGCCTCGCGGCGGAGCGCAGGTCGGCCCGGGAGGCCGCGAACTCCGCGGCTTCCTCCCCGGCTACTTCGGGACCTTCGGCTTCCGCCGGGTCGTCCGGCTCCTCCGCTTGCTCTGACGGTGCCGGGGCCGGCGACGGGCCGGGGGACGAGCGGCCCGAGCAGGGCGTATGA
- the rimO gene encoding 30S ribosomal protein S12 methylthiotransferase RimO has protein sequence MPEPRTVALVTLGCARNEVDSEELAGRLAADGWQLVEDAADADVAVVNTCGFVEAAKKDSVDALLEANDLKDHGRTQAVVAVGCMAERYGKELADALPEADGVLGFDDYADISERLRTILAGGVHAPHTPRDRRKLLPISPAERQASTVALPGHSQEGHPKGDAAAVSGTPAQDDGPAVDLADLPAGVAPASGPRAPLRRRLDSGPVASVKLASGCDRRCTFCAIPSFRGSFISRRPSDVLGETRWLATQGVKEVMLVSENNTSYGKDLGDIRLLETLLPELAAVDGIERVRVSYLQPAEMRPGLIDALTSTPGVVPYFDLSFQHSAPGVLRAMRRFGDTDSFLELLGAIRAKAPQAGVRSNFIVGFPGETEADLAELERFLSGARLDAIGVFGYSDEDGTEAAGYDGKLDDDVIAARLARVSRLAEELTAQRAEERLGDTVRVLVEAVDEETGEVTGRADHQAPETDGQVVLVPQSGSAGGDWQPRPGTFVTAKVTGTQGVDLVAEPLGGATTIGAPAAPADSAVMAGSAVVGR, from the coding sequence ATGCCCGAACCCCGTACCGTCGCCCTTGTCACGCTCGGATGCGCCCGTAATGAAGTGGACTCAGAAGAGCTTGCCGGCCGGCTGGCAGCGGACGGCTGGCAGCTGGTCGAGGACGCCGCGGACGCGGACGTGGCGGTCGTCAACACCTGCGGTTTCGTGGAGGCGGCCAAGAAGGACTCCGTGGACGCCCTGCTGGAGGCCAACGACCTGAAGGACCACGGCCGTACGCAGGCCGTCGTCGCCGTCGGGTGCATGGCGGAGCGGTACGGCAAGGAACTGGCCGACGCGCTGCCGGAGGCCGACGGCGTGCTCGGCTTCGACGACTACGCCGACATCTCCGAGCGGCTGCGCACCATCCTGGCCGGCGGCGTCCACGCGCCGCACACCCCGCGCGACCGCCGCAAGCTGCTCCCGATCAGCCCCGCCGAGCGCCAGGCGTCAACGGTGGCGCTGCCGGGTCACTCGCAGGAGGGTCACCCGAAGGGGGACGCCGCCGCGGTGTCCGGCACGCCCGCGCAGGACGACGGACCGGCCGTGGACCTGGCGGACCTGCCAGCCGGCGTCGCGCCCGCGTCGGGCCCGCGCGCCCCGCTGCGGCGCAGGCTGGACTCAGGCCCGGTCGCCTCGGTGAAGCTCGCCTCCGGCTGCGACCGGCGCTGCACCTTCTGCGCGATCCCGTCCTTCCGCGGCTCCTTCATCTCCCGCCGCCCCTCCGACGTCCTCGGCGAGACCCGCTGGCTGGCGACCCAGGGCGTCAAGGAGGTCATGCTGGTCAGCGAGAACAACACCTCCTACGGCAAGGACCTCGGCGACATCCGGCTGCTGGAGACGCTGCTGCCCGAACTGGCCGCGGTGGACGGCATCGAGCGGGTCCGCGTCAGCTACCTGCAGCCCGCCGAGATGCGCCCCGGGCTCATCGACGCGCTGACCTCCACGCCCGGCGTGGTGCCCTACTTCGACCTGTCCTTCCAGCACTCCGCCCCCGGGGTGCTGCGGGCCATGCGGCGCTTCGGCGACACCGACAGCTTCCTCGAACTGCTCGGCGCGATCCGCGCCAAGGCGCCACAGGCGGGTGTGCGGTCCAACTTCATCGTGGGCTTCCCCGGCGAGACCGAGGCCGACCTGGCGGAGCTCGAGCGCTTCCTCAGCGGCGCCCGGCTCGACGCCATCGGGGTGTTCGGCTACTCCGACGAGGACGGCACCGAGGCGGCAGGCTACGACGGCAAGCTGGACGACGACGTGATCGCCGCCCGGCTGGCCCGGGTCTCCCGCCTCGCCGAGGAGCTGACCGCGCAACGGGCCGAGGAGCGCCTCGGGGACACCGTGCGGGTGCTGGTCGAGGCCGTCGACGAGGAGACCGGCGAGGTAACCGGCCGGGCCGACCACCAGGCGCCGGAGACGGACGGGCAGGTCGTCCTGGTGCCGCAGAGCGGCTCGGCCGGCGGGGACTGGCAGCCGCGGCCGGGGACCTTCGTGACCGCCAAGGTGACCGGGACGCAGGGCGTCGACCTGGTGGCCGAGCCGCTCGGCGGCGCCACCACGATCGGTGCCCCCGCCGCGCCGGCCGACAGCGCGGTCATGGCCGGATCGGCGGTGGTGGGCAGATGA
- a CDS encoding helix-turn-helix domain-containing protein, with protein sequence MSLGNTPTEDRPSVGHALAQARIAAGLSIDEVSTSTRVRVPIVQSIEQDDFSRCGGDVYARGHIRTLARAVGLDPEPLIAQYAAEHGTEVEVAPVAPVYSSEKIRSEPRRPNWTAAMVAAIVAVVGFVAYTAVTGGNDGNGAKADPAPPTPSSSTKPTGHTPGTHTPSPDPTGSVIAAAPPGKVTVKISAEGGVSWVQATDHNGKRLFQGSLKKGASQIFTDDKKIKLVVGNAGAVQLFVNGKDLGAAGTDGQVVRLTYTPGDPTQG encoded by the coding sequence GTGTCCCTCGGCAACACGCCCACCGAAGACCGGCCTTCGGTCGGTCACGCCCTCGCCCAGGCCCGTATCGCCGCCGGGCTCTCCATTGACGAGGTCAGCACCAGCACCCGGGTGCGCGTCCCGATCGTGCAGTCGATCGAACAGGACGACTTCTCCCGCTGCGGTGGCGACGTCTACGCACGCGGCCACATCCGCACCCTGGCTCGCGCGGTCGGCCTGGACCCCGAGCCGCTGATCGCACAATATGCGGCCGAACACGGGACCGAGGTCGAAGTCGCGCCCGTGGCGCCGGTCTACTCGTCCGAGAAGATCCGCTCCGAACCGCGCCGGCCCAACTGGACCGCGGCCATGGTCGCCGCGATCGTCGCGGTCGTCGGCTTCGTCGCCTACACCGCCGTCACCGGCGGCAACGACGGGAACGGCGCCAAGGCCGACCCCGCGCCGCCGACCCCGAGCAGCAGCACGAAGCCCACCGGCCACACGCCGGGCACCCACACCCCCTCGCCCGACCCGACCGGCAGCGTCATCGCCGCCGCCCCGCCCGGCAAGGTCACCGTCAAGATCAGCGCCGAGGGCGGCGTCAGCTGGGTCCAGGCCACCGACCACAACGGCAAGCGGCTCTTCCAGGGCTCGCTGAAGAAGGGCGCCTCGCAGATCTTCACCGACGACAAGAAGATCAAGCTCGTCGTCGGCAACGCGGGCGCGGTGCAGCTCTTCGTCAACGGCAAGGACCTGGGCGCGGCCGGCACCGACGGCCAGGTGGTCCGCCTGACCTACACCCCGGGGGACCCGACGCAGGGCTGA